The Macrobrachium nipponense isolate FS-2020 chromosome 1, ASM1510439v2, whole genome shotgun sequence genome includes a window with the following:
- the LOC135220161 gene encoding neurotrophin 1-like, with amino-acid sequence MALLLSVFLACAGVALGHHPPAYGHHRPSYGHQPAYKHSYCDPTATPTCAANSTLTYCLEDPEYPEYEIKGAISGDHLFAKKYADIADQSADDLVDMVTKAQEEAFDYSYYTGASTGASPYDATHWAGPEGYICPSDVAYARPRRAQNVKGKWRVIVNDVHYYTQTARLETCLFPEAACRALAPCYKSHCTQKYVYHRLLSFDPCDAYKGLFIDIYKLPSACSCHVPA; translated from the exons ATGGCTCTTCTTTTG TCGGTATTTCTGGCGTGTGCCGGAGTAGCTTTGGGTCACCATCCTCCAGCCTATGGGCATCACCGTCCATCCTATGGCCACCAGCCAGCCTACAAACATTCCTACTGCGATCCTACTGCCACTCCTACTTGCGCAGCCAACTCCACCCTCACCTACTGCCTGGAGGACCCCGAATACCCCGAGTACGAAATCAAGGGCGCCATCAGCGGTGACCACCTCTTCGCCAAGAAATACGCTGATATAGCTGACCAGTCAGCTGACGACCTCGTAGACATGGTCACTAAGGCCCAAGAGGAAGCTTTCGATTACTCTTACTACACTGGGGCCTCTACTGGGGCCTCCCCATACGACGCTACCCACTGGGCAGGTCCTGAAGGCTACATCTGCCCCTCAGACGTCGCCTATGCCAGACCAAGACGTGCCCAGAACGTGAAGGGCAAGTGGCGTGTGATCGTCAACGACGTCCACTACTATACCCAGACTGCCCGTCTGGAGACCTGCCTGTTCCCAGAGGCCGCCTGCCGTGCCCTGGCTCCCTGCTACAAGAGCCACTGCACCCAGAAGTACGTCTACCACCGCCTCCTCTCCTTCGACCCCTGCGATGCTTACAAGGGCCTCTTCATCGACATCTACAAGCTGCCCTCAGCCTGCTCCTGCCACGTTCCAGCATAA